Proteins encoded in a region of the Dreissena polymorpha isolate Duluth1 chromosome 6, UMN_Dpol_1.0, whole genome shotgun sequence genome:
- the LOC127835796 gene encoding tigger transposable element-derived protein 4-like, which produces MIESGRSCRAVATEMGVGKTQIQSVMKRKREIIEEYEGDGNLQTKRPRKATEYDDLNDLVHKWFLDATGRHVNISGPLLKERALKFAAELGLASFKASNGWLDSFLRRHNIVFKTRTGERAEVDPVVVDDWKKRLPTFCEGYQPCDIYNMDETGLLYKQSTSATFFKKGETCAGGKMAKERITVGLCASVTGDKLPPMTLQLFSERFFSLSVLKSIARAALSEYGRETDV; this is translated from the exons ATGATTGAATCCGGGAGGAGCTGTAGGGCTGTAGCGACCGAGATGGGTGTTGGCAAGACACAAATACAGTCGGTGATGAAAAGAAAACGAGAAATTATTGAAGAGTATGAAGGGGACGGTAATCTACAAACCAAGCGTCCGCGGAAAGCCACAGAATATGACGATCTAAATGACCTTGTTCACAAGTGGTTCTTAGATGCTACTGGGCGTCACGTGAACATATCAGGACCACTCCTGAAAGAACGGGCGCTCAAGTTCGCAGCAGAATTGGGGTTAGCGTCGTTCAAGGCATCAAATGGGTGGCTCGACTCATTCCTAAGACGCCATAATATTGTATTCAAAACACGGACGGGTGAGAGAGCGGAGGTGGATCCAGTCGTAGTGGATGACTGGAAAAAGCGTCTACCGACCTTCTGTGAAGGTTATCAACCGTGTGACATCTATAACATGGATGAAACAGGATTATTGTACAAACAAAGCACaag tgcGACGTTCTTCAAGAAAGGCGAGACATGTGCCGGCGGGAAGATGGCGAAAGAGCGCATCACTGTGGGTTTATGTGCCTCGGTAACGGGAGATAAGCTGCCCCCAATGACCCttcaattat TTTCGGAAAGATTCTTTTCGCTTAGCGTGCTGAAGTCTATCGCCAGAGCAGCGTTAAGTGAGTATGGACGTGAAACAGACGTTTAA